One window of the Oncorhynchus mykiss isolate Arlee chromosome 5, USDA_OmykA_1.1, whole genome shotgun sequence genome contains the following:
- the LOC110523614 gene encoding nucleus accumbens-associated protein 2, with protein MSQLLHVEIPSFGSTVLGSLNEQRLLGQYCDVSILVKGQPFKAHRAVLAASSLYFRDLFSGSSKSQFELPSSVTPACFQLILSFCYTGKLTMAASEQLVVMYTAGYLQIQHIVERGMDLMFKANSPHCDSQTAAMEEQQSGSEPQSPSNNTMAGAGTSILRPQGWSPSLVLPTRKIKLEGCDPTPLGLPSLSHHKRGSSSSELGGRLSRGSSLFYTGSVGTTIFPGMQPYPVAGGERSSPGASSLPTTDSPTSYQNEDEEFEEEPYDGITEEAYSQIYGRSANPYGIQDKPEMAAIPLSLENRSCVLVRRDLVALPASLISQIGYRCHPKLYTEGDPGEKLELVGGTSVFMTRGQLMNCHLCAGIKHKVLLRRLLATFFDRNTLANSCGTGIRSSTSDPSRKPLDSRVLNAVKLYCQNFAPNFKESEMNVIAADMCTNARRVRKRWLPKIKSMLPDGMEVYRAGVGVAAGVGLGLALGAAGPGVVLPFETDFKSLTPSSLSLDQRLYPELKDPLRTHALLDMGSPGSGVAVGEDVDAEIVGSQAGGDEQQEEEEMGLDGVEGTMMPGGEAGERGNMAPGQEGEEF; from the exons aTGTCCCAGCTGCTTCACGTGGAGATCCCCAGCTTCGGCAGCACCGTGCTGGGCTCCCTCAACGAGCAGCGCCTGCTGGGCCAGTATTGTGATGTCTCCATCCTGGTTAAAGGCCAGCCCTTTAAGGCCCACCGGGCTGTACTAGCCGCCAGCAGCCTCTACTTCCGAGACCTGTTCAGTGGCTCATCCAAGAGCCAGTTCGAGCTGCCCTCATCGGTGACTCCCGCCTGCTTCCAGCTTATATTATCCTTCTGCTACACGGGCAAGCTGACCATGGCAGCCAGCGAGCAGCTGGTGGTGATGTACACCGCCGGGTATCTTCAGATCCAGCATATTGTGGAGAGGGGCATGGACCTGATGTTCAAGGCCAACTCGCCCCACTGCGACTCCCAAACGGCTGCTATGGAGGAGCAGCAATCAGGCTCAGAGCCACAGAGTCCCAGCAACAACACCATGGCTGGGGCAGGGACCTCCATCCTGAGGCCGCAGGGCTGGTCCCCCTCCCTGGTGCTGCCCACACGGAAGATCAAACTGGAGGGATGCGATCCGACCCCACTAGGGTTGCCCAGCCTGAGTCATCATAAGAGAGGGTCCTCTTCATCTGAGCTGGGGGGACGGCTCTCCAGGGGAAGCTCATTGTTTTACACAGGTTCGGTCGGGACCACCATCTTCCCGGGGATGCAGCCCTACCCAGTGGCCGGGGGAGAGAGGTCCAGTCCTGGGGCCTCCAGCCTGCCCACCACAGACAGCCCTACCTCCTACCAGAACGAGGATGAGGAGTTTGAGGAAGAACCGTACGACGGGATCACGGAAGAGGCCTACAGTCAGATCTATGGGCGCTCAGCCAACCCATACGGAA TCCAGGACAAGCCAGAGATGGCAGCCATACCCCTGTCCCTGGAGAACCGCTCCTGTGTGCTGGTCCGTAGGGACCTGGTGGCCCTGCCCGCCAGCCTCATCAGCCAGATCGGATACCGCTGCCACCCCAAGCTCTACACCGAAGGAGACCCGGGGGAGAAACTGGAGCTGGTGGGAG GTACATCTGTGTTTATGACACGGGGCCAGCTGATGAACTGTCACCTGTGTGCTGGCATCAAACACAAAGTCCTACTGCGTCGCCTGCTCGCCACGTTCTTCGACAG GAACACCCTGGCTAACAGCTGTGGAACTGGCATCCGTTCCTCTACCAGTGACCCCAGTAGGAAACCTCTGGACAGCCGTGTGCTCAATGCTGTCAAAC TCTACTGTCAGAACTTTGCGCCCAACTTCAAGGAGAGTGAGATGAACGTGATCGCCGCTGACATGTGCACCAACGCGCGGCGTGTCCGCAAACGCTGGCTGCCCAAGATCAAGTCCATGCTACCCGACGGCATGGAGGTCTACCGGGCTGGTGTGGGGGTGGCCGCTGGTGTGGGCCTGGGCCTGGCCCTGGGAGCCGCCGGACCCGGGGTGGTGCTCCCCTTCGAAACCGACTTCAAATCCCTGACCCCCTCTAGCCTTTCCCTGGACCAGAGGCTGTACCCGGAACTCAAGGACCCACTCAGGACTCACGCCCTGTTGGACATGGGCAGCCCGGGATCGGGGGTGGCTGTAGGGGAGGACGTGGACGCAGAGATTGTTGGTTCCCAGGCAGGGGGGGatgagcagcaggaggaggaggaaatgggGTTGGATGGTGTGGAGGGAACGATGATGCCGGGAGGCGAGGCCGGAGAGAGGGGTAACATGGCCCCGGGACAGGAAGGGGAGGAGTTTTGA